The window TGATCGTTCTTCCTGTGAACGGCCATGAAGACGGTTGTGTATTATTTCTTGGATGGCTCCTATGCCATCCTGAGCTGCCTGGTATGTCCTTCTCCCACCATAGAGCCGTTTCCCCTCTACTTCACAGTAACCCCACTGCCCAACTCCAGAacgtttgccccccccccccaacattctgCACCTAGGCATTGCTGTAATACACAGTATTCCATGTCCTGCTGTTACATGTCTCAAGTACTTTGAGATGCCCATGTACAAAGTCCCCTAAGATAGTGTAGTTGCAGTCTATGCATGAGCTATTTATTGATGCTGTAACTAAGGTCAATGCAGAAGGCCACTGGCTGGCCCCTTGGCTTCACAGACAGCTGCAAGAACAATAGGTTTGCAGCAGGAAAGGCAAGTCTGAACTCACGAGAGCCCCATCAAATCCTATTCTAAAGCTTCCACCGAGAGTTCTCACAGCAGGAAATAACAAAATATCCTACTTGCTGCACTTCTCTTGCCACTGGACCCCAGCTCAAGAGTTGGACTAAGTGAACAGAACATGGGTTACCACAGCTACAGCATATCAGATGAGAGGTAGCAATTACGTCCTCCCAACAGTACTACAAGCAATAGAGGGAGTGAAAACTGAAAGCTCCACAAAGGAGAGCGGAGTTCTGTTTTATGGTTGCTCTTAGGAATTTGGTACCGAGCAGTCTGTCCTACGGCGCTGACACCAACCCACTAATCCCCAGCTACTGAAGAAACTGGTATTAACCTGAATCTAATCTCAAACTGTGCTCATTTTCCTTGTAGTTCCAGCCTTGATGCTCTCTATAGAAATCACAACTTTTGCCTTCTCTCCAAAGATAAGAAGATGGGATTATGAAGTAAATTTAGCTCTGGAGAAATCTAAATTGTGCCACATTGTATAGAGACAGGGCACTACGTTGTAAGAGAGCTGATAGCTGTTCCGAAGCTTGAGTGCACCAGTGAAGCTGGAGGATGTGATGTAGGAGGAGATCTAAATAGATGGTGATGGACCATTCCTGCCCCTGAGGTCACGGTCCAGTGATAGAAGGAAAACTCATCTCCCTCCACTCAGGGATGTGCACGCAATGCTGTCTAGCGCTCAGTTCAGTTAAGTCTCACCTAAGACTGTTTGCGccaccacccccacagcctgGGCCTTGCACAGAAACAGTTCGTTTCTGTGATTTAGGAGACCTCAAAAGAAAAGGGAAGTGTGTTTTGCAGAACGGAGGCAGCTTTCCACCCACCCTGCTGCCTAAATCACAAGTTGTAAAGGAGCCACTGAAGGCCCCTCTGCTTGGTGTGTAAGTGACTTGAGGGTTCAGGATCCTACAGAAATGTTTCTGATTAGTACAAGGTGCCTTAGGACTTTTGACTGCTTAGCCCATTACAGTGGCTCTCCGACTTTTCCAGTCTAGATCACATGAAGAGAGCCTGACTAAGATCCATGATAACTGCATGAACCATCCTACCTCCATCCAGTTACTTCCCATCCCAGGGACAATTGTGACCAGTTACTTTGCTGGGATTACCTGTCCAGGTAAGCAAGGTAGCAGTAGCTAGGTTCTAGTGCTTGCTTACTTCCCCCTCCTTAATAGCAGAGCCAGCCTCACAGAGCAGCCAGAGCTCTGAacacccccatcccccgccctCCGAAAGCACTGTTGGAGCCCCCCTTTTAATTCAAGTCATTTCACATACATGGGAGGAGATCCTATTTCAATGACCTGCCCAGTACATTAAAAGCATATTATAGAAACCCAAACGAGGAAACTACATAGGAGTCAAGTAGTTTCAATCCACTCTCAGCAGGAATaaaccccttctcctcccctcctggtGTTGTGCCTCTTGGGTGTGTTCTCACtccaatttagattgtaaactcccaGGGGCGGCTACTAGAGCCCAATTTAGCCCTGGGGCGCTCCAGGAAGAGGGCACACGTAGTTTGAAAAAATAAAAcggcattttaaaaagtttaacacatttatttaaaatacaatttataaaatgtttttctgCATACTTAGGAGCACTTCCATGGGGAGACAGGCAGCTGTGTCCCCTGTGGCAGACGCACACAGCTTTGCACTTCTTACCACCCgaatacacacacgcacacgcatacacacacacagaaccatAAAGTGCCCctaagaacacacacaaaaaaccctatAAACATGTATTAGAACAAGAGCTCTAGCCCCTCTGCAAACAGGGCCTTTGACTTATCCCAACACTGATTTCGGGACAGGATCACTGACCTACTGTCCACCTGGAAGAGGGGGCCTAGTGGTAGGTTTCTCCAGGAacattgccccccccccgcccgcaggtTGGAAGCATCCTGACTGACCATGCTTTAAGGATGAATAAGCTGGAGGGGGGTGCTCTGGTTAGCTCCCCCCCACATAATCTTATATTAGTTATGTGAGGGTGATGCTGGAGGACCGGATTTTGTCCTATGAGCAGCTAGCTAGGACGTTAAACCCCTGACATACAGGATACCAGGTGGCAGAAAAAGGATACTGTTGTCCTAACATTGGCAAGATACCAGAAGCTACATCAGGAGGCTTTTGCCAGCAGCTGGCCATCCAAAGTAATAGCTATTTTAATTATCGATTAAGGAAAGGCGTGGTGACTACACAGTTATTGCTAATGTCTTCTCCCATCCTCTTCTCTTCTGCCCTCCCCCATCCAGCTACTCTTCCCATCAGTTTCTCCTTGCTGCCATGAGGGAAAGACGTTCCCTGTGAAGCAGCTGCTCGTGGCTTGTACAGGTGCTCCTGCAGCACATTCCAAGCCCTACCTGAGAGGAAGTTAGGTAAACATCAGATTACAGTCTTATAAAACCACAAGGACTTGAGCCCAACTGCAGGCCTATGGAACATCTGTACACCTGTGCCCACCTCTCTGATTAcagcagagtaaaaaaaaaaagtaatccttTAACAAGCATTCCATGGGCTCACTTGATTTAGGGAATCGCAGGagggcaggacagaaaagaaattCAGTTAAAAGATCAATGTTCTAGTAGATTTCATCTTTTGTACACAGGTAGTTTATTTTAACCAGTTGTTTGCTGTGTTTCTGTACATGTCTTGGTTTACTGTATGGGACTCTCCCATACAACTCACTGTAGGCAGAGGTTCTGGTCAGCTGCTTCCTTTCAGGCAAAAGAGGATGGGTTCAGGTGCCCACTATTCAACCTATTAAGCACAAACAGTGGCCCGTGTCAAATTGCACCTGTACAGAATACATCCTCCAAAACACCAACTGTGTGGAAAGGCAGCTTCTGGAAACACAGTGACGCAGACTAGCCCACGGTCCTGTTAGGTGAAGGGACGATCTAAATCCTTCTTGGCCTCTGGCTGCTGTCACAGAAAGATATAGTCTGTTTCTATGCCACACAGGCTTGTCTACAGTACCAGGTCCTATCGACATGCTGAGACATCTCTACTACTGGAGCCTTTCCAGCATACAAGATACATTCTTGTTGCCCCAGCAGAAGGAAGCTTTAGTGTTCATCTAATCCCTTGAGACAGTTAATATTAAGAGTTGATCATCTTCCTTGTTGTCTAATATACAGTTAGACAATGCAACAAGACAGTATAGGGCACAGGAGAAGCAATGGAGTAGCTATATTTGACAGCTTGCGACAGCTGACTTGGTGGTACCTTAAACTTCTCTTCCATGGCCAGGAACCCTTCCTCAGACCCCTTTCTttttctggggctggaggacagAGCTTAGCGGAAAGCCATTTGTTACCACCAATGCATGAaaacagggattttttttccaagcTTTATTGAACATGGTTTGTTCCCGATGTCTCTGATTTCTAGAAGTAAATGCATCAAGTACAGCACTGGAATTGTACCATAAGCCATCGGTCCATCACAAGCCACTTAGGGTTCAAACCTTTGGAGCAGTGGTTGCTCAGCCTCCTGCCACTCAGCTTTCCGACAAGCACATGCTGCACAGAGCCAGGCTCATTCCCATGTTTTCCATGCACTAACCGGAGTGGACCAGTACAGTATTGAACTAGTCTATTCCTAGCTTGTAAACCTAGATGCAACAGAGCCCCGTTCCTTCACCCTGCTTTctctgctggaagcagcaggcaGGCAGTAGGTGTCTCCATGGGATCTGTCtacattcccttctccccaaatACAAGAAATGTATTACTAAGTTTTTCCTCAAGCCAGCAGAAAACTAACCAAGCTTACGACAGGTGCAGTAAGTGAACTGGGCCACTGGACTCCACTGGTTTCTGGGCCCAAGGCAATTAGAAAGCCCAGGTACCTGGAAGTCCCCTTCCATTTGCTTGGCAGCAGTGGAAATACAGAACGAGAAGCTAAGCTTGCCAAATCCTAGCCATTATGTTGTGGAAATTCCTAGAAACTCCTTTTTTAGAACACTACCAACTACCTCTCTCAATTAAAACAAACTAAACAGTTAAAACCCTTCCCATGCACTTGGTTTAAAGTTGATCTGatttacaaacaaaaaacaaagatccTTTGAAACAGAACTCGCTcagaagtgagagagagacaacatGCACATTTGGGGAGgcttcccattcttcttttcaaTCCCAGGTTAATGAGTATGATAAACATTATTGCTGGCGCTAGCTTCAACTGAAGTGGCACACACGACTCTCTGCACCTGTTCAGAGTCCTTAACGTACCCCCCCCTTCCTTTTACAGTGACTTGGGACAGCCCTCGTCGGTGTGCCAATCAcagtgggtggagcagggggtcACAGTGCATGGGGTTCAAGGTCACAGTGGGCAGAGCAAAGGGATCACAGTGCAAGTAAACCAGGTAGTTCCCTCTGCTCAAGTCCATTTGTCCACCACGGCAGTGCAACCCGTGGCAGCGGACCCTGCTTTCGACAGCATGATCGCTTGCCCACATCTATCTGCGTTGTTTGAAGCCTTGTGAACCATCAGGACCCAGTGGCTGCCGTATCACATTATTGGATGGCCTGGAATCTTCTGGCTGGGAGATCCTTGTTGGCCTGCAGGAAAGAAATCAGTCTTAAAAAGGAAGACGACTTTTACCTTACCTCATGCAATTCCAACGAAGACCGGGAAGAGTCCTTCAGTGGAAAGGCACCGCCACGGTGAAAGAGCTGTTGTCAGTGCTGCTGCACTTTGCAGGGCCTCACAGGCAATTGAGAATTGACTAGTGCTccatttccccaagccctgctcTTCAGCAGCCAAAACCCAGGTAACTTCAAAGTCCAAGTCCCAGTCCCGACCCTACCCGAGTGGAATCATCCTGCTCTGGTTTTGTTAACGCCTTTGTTCACTGATGTGCTTTAGGAACATTTATCACTGCTCTCTTTTGTAAGAGAGCCATTTCAATGAtgtgccttttcccaccccaggcagcacctttttttttaaattgcagtcCTTTGGTCTTTGGAAAGAGTGGCTGCTGTGTCTGTTCAAACGGGACTCCAGTTTAAGTTGGTCCCCCCCCTCCAAGGTTATGTTTAGTTGGAGAATACACTGGAAAAGGACTACAGAGCCAATGTGATGTAGATCACAAGGCAGGGCAGAACATACAATATGGGGAGGGAAAGTGCCTCTGGAGCGACTGGTCCGGCCCTCTCCAATGAATGATAAAAGCAGCATGGCTGCGGGGAACGTAAATTCAGCTTGTTCCACACCACGTGAGTCAGGCTAGCCAGCTCAGCTTGATATCCACAGGCAAGACTCAACTCGGTAGCCCCCTTGCTTGGGGAAAACAGTCACATTTTGTTGAAAGGTTACGCTCCCCGAGTAGACCGTCTCGGATCTGTGCAGAATTATTTCTAATCCTTTTGTTTTACTATTAAAGATATTTGTATGAAATATGGCAAGTCCTTCCTTGCAGAGTCAACCTGCTCCTGCTACTTATTCCCCTGGTTATGTCAGAGAAGGCTTTGTCCTCGATCTGTGTCTAAACACCTTTGCTTCCGATAAGCATTTGCTTTCATTTCTATGCCTTTGAGCTATACCGGATCACATGTGCTAACAGGATGCCCCCACCTCTCAGTGGGCTTTATCCTGCATGTCATGTGAAATATTAGGTATTGGCATGGCTCCTCTTCCCTCTGGAGGACTATCTGTAGGAAATTGTTTGCTGAAGGACTTCCTACAGGGGTTAGTTCAGGGATGCAGCTAGAATTGCTATTAAGCCCAGCCACTCTCACCTGTCTAGAATGGGTTTCTCCTGTTCCTCTTCTGGGCTTGCGCTGCCCAGAATTCGTTTTCTGGCTTCTGCGTATTCTGCCTCTCTCTGTGCCAGAGACTTTACCGGAAAAGCTGGTCTGCTCGCAGAGTTGGGGTTACTAAGCACACCGTTAGTTGTGGGCCTCTTTAAGATCCTGATCTGTGGAGGAGGACCTGAGGGAAGGCTGTCATCCTGAATGACAATCGGCACTTTGGGAGGAGATTTTGATTTTCTgctgtttaagaaaaaaagacaCAAATATCTAATTAGTATCTGTATCCCACTGACAAAGTGTTAACTGCTGTGAACGGGAGCCCTGCCAGACGGATACCATCTTTGTTGCAAGACACCACCTAGTCATAATTAACCTTGTTATAGTTGCAACCCTGATACTGTAGTAGAGAGCATGCTTATTTGAGATTTGCCCACTCAAGTCAAACGTGCAGGAGGAAAGAAGACAGACCTGGTGCTTTGGttcttctcctttaaaaaaaaaaaggggggggggagggagagggggagaaaaggaggggtGCTAGGACACTGACCAGAGAATCCCACTTTCAACTGGGTGGGATGATTATTAGAGTTTTTTGCTACCAGTTCCAATCTTAAAAATTAAAGCTCAAAAAGTTTCTGAGTTGGGGTGTCCCAAGCTAGCTTGTGAATTTTTGAGGCAGGGAGTATTCTATAATTTCGAGAGGCATCTGGCCCATTCCCGAgtgctaaaaaaaataaaatggaggcACCTACAATTGAAGATGTATGAAGGAAAATGTACTTAAGTCATCTCAGGATTTGTTACAGCATGCATCAGCATTTGACAATCTCTCTCCAGCCCCTTACTTTCTGGAATTATGTCCCCACAACCCCACTTCACAGATTTTTGGTACAGTCCCTCTCCCACCTAAAAATCACAACAAACAAGTGTGTTAGCTTAGGCATTAGCTTATTGAACTACCAGAAAGCTGAACCAAAGACTGACACTCATCAGGAGTTTagaattttggggggagggaagggagaggtggggaggggagatagaGCAAGCAGGAAGATATAAACCCAATTCACATCGCTGAGAACAGTGACAAGTGATAGGTTTGCGGCAGCACGGGATGAAGTATGAGCTTTCCCTCTGTGTGACCCTCCCAAGCCAGAATCCAGGCACAGAAGTCTCACCGACAGAGCACAGCAGGTCAAAAAAAGGGTTGGTACATGAAGGGGTTACTTGGCTTTCACCCATTTCTTCATTCTACTGCccagtttgggttttttgtttgttttttaaatggcttcCCTATAGGTGTGGCTATATCTGCTCTTGAATACCCTACTTCAGGGATCAAATGATCGCCAATCATCTTTCAGCTACACTGCTCTGGATTAGAGGTGCCACAAAGTGACATTACATAATACAAGCTCCCCATTTCTTAGCTCAAATTGGAGGTTAGTTACCCACTAAATTTGATGCATCTAATGCAATTTACCTCCTGTGCCAACTCTCTGAACCTGCAAGTGTGCAACTCCAGGCAGGGGAGCCTAGATCaagagagcaacagagggtcctgtggcacctttaagactaacagaagtattgggagcataagctttcgtgggtaagaacctcacttcttcagatgcaagatgcaaacctgtgttgctttttacatattcagactaacacggctacccctctgatactagatcaAGAGAGTGTTTCAAACCAAAAGATCACCATTACCTTACCTTTCCTTTTGTGTAATCTTCAGTTTCTTTTCCAACCGTCTATCTATTTCCTGTAAGGGATGTGAGAAACACAGTGTGAAACCTCTCTCCTTTTATAGAGAATTTACAGATTCTACTTGAGGACACTTGTAATTTCTTTAGTCTCACTTTTTCCATTACAACAATACTCTTGCTTGCTTGCATATCACACACAGAAAGACActaatctgaaaaataaaaaacccttatGTGAAAGGGTCATGTGCATTTCACTGTATTTGTTGGTATTAGCAGTAGGAGAACAGCAAAGCATTAAAGATCATTTGGGACCCATACTAATGGCTTTTTTAAAGTTTCATGGTGATAGAATGGCAGTTCATCTAATTGGAACAGCACCTTTGATCCCAAGGATTCCCCAAGCACTTAAGCCACCACTGAAGCGTCCTCTGGGGTGAAATGTGACTAACAACCAGAGTAACACTAAACAGTTTCACATATTATACACTGttgaggaagaggaaaaggaaaatagTGCTGAGGGTCTCTGGTACAGTTACACACAGACCACTGGGGTAGCTGCTGCTCCTGGATTCAGTCATGAAGGTGGTAACTAGCAGGACTCAAGGAAGTTCCAGCCCTCAGCCAGAATACCACCTGCTCAGCTTCCTGTCCTCCGCCCATTTGCTAGCTTACAAAGCTATTACATGAACTCAACTCAACCAGAACCATAGTGAACACTTGCCCCTAAGGAGAGAGGCAGTCTGCACTGCCATCACCAGCCACAAAAAGGCATTATCAGGTCGGAAGCTATGTGGGCTACTGCCATCCATTCAGCTATATGGGGTCTGAGTAGCAATTCCCCACTATACCAAGAACAGGGAAGGGATACAAGTGCCAAGTCTTTGAAAACCCTATTTGGTTCTATAGAAATATGGTTTATTATTGGTTGTGTGGTTCTTGGGCCACCAGCAAGTTGCAATGCTACACAGAAGGTTGAGGGTGTATGCATAAATAAAGCATATCAGAAGCAGCCTACTTCTGACCACCTGCAAGAACAGAAAGACTGCCTGGGAACAGGAAGTGGAGATGCAGCTGTCTTGGCTGGGAGCTAGAAGTCACCTGTACTGGCTGGTGGTGAATCGGAGGATCAAATCAAGGTGAAGGTGCAGACAGATGAGGCAGCTCAAGTCCAAAAGAGGTTATTTCCTGCTATagaaaagagctttaaaaaagaGTTGTGAAAGCCAAGTGCTTAACTACCTCTCCCCAGAGTCTCAGGGTAGTAGATAACTGGAAGGATGCTTCCTCACACATCTCATTAACAACTCTTATTTGGGGTAGGATGGGAAAAGGACAGCATCTCAACCAGTTTACAAGTTGGATGCTTTTAATTTACAGTGCTATTTCAGTGACTTTGAACACTACACAGTGACCAAGCTTCAGAATCAGTCTTGTGTCCAGAACATCCAAGCCAATCCTCTCCCACAATTCCTTTAAACAGGAGTCGAATTTTATAATCCCCTGCTGGGAAACATGGAAGACTAGACTCCTTGTTACACTCAACATGCAGCTAGCAGTAGGGAACAGATGCCTGGCAGGACAGCACAGAGAAAGGGGGGTTACATGTTTCAAAGTAGCCCCATGGAAATGCAATTGGAAGCTACAGAAAAAGTGAAGGGCTTATTGTAAGCACATGAAGCTTTACAATGAGTCGGGTTGGAAAGCCTACTTTGGTTTCTCTGACATGTCTGACTTTAGAGCATGACCGGGCTGAACCCCTTACAGAGTACTGGCTCTTggggagaaaataaaacaaaacaaaacctgtgTTTTGGGGAACATCACTGAATAGTTTCTCATCACAGCTCCCAAATCTCTACTTGCCAAATGACACACCAAATATTTGCCTGATGTATTTATACCTAGTGGCAACTTACAGTAGCCAGTACCAATACCATTtcacaattttaaataaaaggacTAGGCAAGAGAAAAAACTAACCCATGTTTTCTCATGCAAGTACTGTCTTTAAGCTGCATCACATCACGTCTTCAATCTGTATCTTAGAAACAAGTCCCGTTCTCCAATAAGATCACTCTCTAGATATCGAAACTTAAGGTGGGGGCACCTTTGCTTTGCATCAGCAGAGATTCATTGGCACTTTGCCAGGTGTCTAAAGGCTTCAACCAATTTGCACATGTTCCAGATAGATGAAAAAATACAAAGCCATATTATTTGCTTGAGGGTTTTGCTTCCTTGACAGGAGCAGAAATTGCTTTTCCAAATTAATCAGTAACAAGagtctgggactgttcagctgtCAACACCCTGCAGTCACACAGAGGGGGCTATGGGCCACATTTTAGGACCTCATAGGCGGCTTCATGACACACAGATTAAATTCTATTTTTTATAGCAGAGAATTCAAAGTATTCTGAAATCTCATTTTGGTGATGCTGGAGGGCTCCCACCTCCACAAACTCTTATTCTCTCCCTGCCCACCCTTTACTTTCTCTATCACCATCCTCAGAGAGCTAGT of the Chrysemys picta bellii isolate R12L10 chromosome 21, ASM1138683v2, whole genome shotgun sequence genome contains:
- the SZRD1 gene encoding SUZ domain-containing protein 1 isoform X8; the protein is MPKNNTSSGCGLESGFLPPKEIDRRLEKKLKITQKERKSKSPPKVPIVIQDDSLPSGPPPQIRILKRPTTNGVLSNPNSASRPAFPVKSLAQREAEYAEARKRILGSASPEEEQEKPILDRPTRISQPEDSRPSNNVIRQPLGPDGSQGFKQRR
- the SZRD1 gene encoding SUZ domain-containing protein 1 isoform X3, translating into MEDEEVAESWEEAADSGSIPNDYDMQSLPSGAQLLVNFHLEKHYGQEIDRRLEKKLKITQKESRKSKSPPKVPIVIQDDSLPSGPPPQIRILKRPTTNGVLSNPNSASRPAFPVKSLAQREAEYAEARKRILGSASPEEEQEKPILDRPTRISQPEDSRPSNNVIRQPLGPDGSQGFKQRR
- the SZRD1 gene encoding SUZ domain-containing protein 1 isoform X4, translating into MEDEEVAESWEEAADSGSIPNDYDMQSLPSGAQLLVNFHLEKHYGQEIDRRLEKKLKITQKERKSKSPPKVPIVIQDDSLPSGPPPQIRILKRPTTNGVLSNPNSASRPAFPVKSLAQREAEYAEARKRILGSASPEEEQEKPILDRPTRISQPEDSRPSNNVIRQPLGPDGSQGFKQRR
- the SZRD1 gene encoding SUZ domain-containing protein 1 isoform X6, whose amino-acid sequence is MRRAAGCPVRMSAGRAVVRTCRKGAEEIDRRLEKKLKITQKERKSKSPPKVPIVIQDDSLPSGPPPQIRILKRPTTNGVLSNPNSASRPAFPVKSLAQREAEYAEARKRILGSASPEEEQEKPILDRPTRISQPEDSRPSNNVIRQPLGPDGSQGFKQRR
- the SZRD1 gene encoding SUZ domain-containing protein 1 isoform X9 encodes the protein MEDEEVAESWEEAADSGEIDRRLEKKLKITQKESRKSKSPPKVPIVIQDDSLPSGPPPQIRILKRPTTNGVLSNPNSASRPAFPVKSLAQREAEYAEARKRILGSASPEEEQEKPILDRPTRISQPEDSRPSNNVIRQPLGPDGSQGFKQRR
- the SZRD1 gene encoding SUZ domain-containing protein 1 isoform X1 codes for the protein MPKNNTSSGCGLESGFLPPKSIPNDYDMQSLPSGAQLLVNFHLEKHYGQEIDRRLEKKLKITQKESRKSKSPPKVPIVIQDDSLPSGPPPQIRILKRPTTNGVLSNPNSASRPAFPVKSLAQREAEYAEARKRILGSASPEEEQEKPILDRPTRISQPEDSRPSNNVIRQPLGPDGSQGFKQRR
- the SZRD1 gene encoding SUZ domain-containing protein 1 isoform X7; translated protein: MPKNNTSSGCGLESGFLPPKEIDRRLEKKLKITQKESRKSKSPPKVPIVIQDDSLPSGPPPQIRILKRPTTNGVLSNPNSASRPAFPVKSLAQREAEYAEARKRILGSASPEEEQEKPILDRPTRISQPEDSRPSNNVIRQPLGPDGSQGFKQRR
- the SZRD1 gene encoding SUZ domain-containing protein 1 isoform X5, producing MRRAAGCPVRMSAGRAVVRTCRKGAEEIDRRLEKKLKITQKESRKSKSPPKVPIVIQDDSLPSGPPPQIRILKRPTTNGVLSNPNSASRPAFPVKSLAQREAEYAEARKRILGSASPEEEQEKPILDRPTRISQPEDSRPSNNVIRQPLGPDGSQGFKQRR
- the SZRD1 gene encoding SUZ domain-containing protein 1 isoform X11, with the translated sequence MSLSPRTRLHEIDRRLEKKLKITQKESRKSKSPPKVPIVIQDDSLPSGPPPQIRILKRPTTNGVLSNPNSASRPAFPVKSLAQREAEYAEARKRILGSASPEEEQEKPILDRPTRISQPEDSRPSNNVIRQPLGPDGSQGFKQRR
- the SZRD1 gene encoding SUZ domain-containing protein 1 isoform X10, coding for MEDEEVAESWEEAADSGEIDRRLEKKLKITQKERKSKSPPKVPIVIQDDSLPSGPPPQIRILKRPTTNGVLSNPNSASRPAFPVKSLAQREAEYAEARKRILGSASPEEEQEKPILDRPTRISQPEDSRPSNNVIRQPLGPDGSQGFKQRR
- the SZRD1 gene encoding SUZ domain-containing protein 1 isoform X2, whose product is MPKNNTSSGCGLESGFLPPKSIPNDYDMQSLPSGAQLLVNFHLEKHYGQEIDRRLEKKLKITQKERKSKSPPKVPIVIQDDSLPSGPPPQIRILKRPTTNGVLSNPNSASRPAFPVKSLAQREAEYAEARKRILGSASPEEEQEKPILDRPTRISQPEDSRPSNNVIRQPLGPDGSQGFKQRR